One genomic window of Lagenorhynchus albirostris chromosome 17, mLagAlb1.1, whole genome shotgun sequence includes the following:
- the LOC132508125 gene encoding heterogeneous nuclear ribonucleoprotein M-like isoform X1 yields the protein MAAGVEAAAEVAATEPKMEEESGAPGVPSGNGAPGPKGEGERPAQNEKRKEKNIKRGGNRFEPYANPTKRYRAFITNIPFDVKWQSLKDLVKEKVGEVTYVELLMDAEGKSRGCAVVEFKMEESMKKAAEVLNKHSLSGRPLKVKEDPDGEHARRAMQKAGRLGSTVFVANLDYKVGWKKLKEVFSMAGVVVRADILEDKDGKSRGIGTVTFEQSIEAVQAISMFNGHLLFDRPMHVKMDERALPKGDFFPPERPQQLPHGLGGIGMGLGPGGQPIDANHLNKGIGMGNIGPARMGMEGIGFGINKMGGMEGPFGGGMENMGRFGSGMNMGRINGGGGGSVPGIERMGPGIDRIGGAGMERMGAGLGHGMDRVGSEIERMDLVMDRMGSVERMGSGIERMGPLGLDHMASSIERMGQTMERIGSGVERMGAGMGFGLERMAAPIDRVGQTIERMGSGVERMGPAIERMGLSMERMVPAGMGAGLERMGPVMDRMATGLERMGANSLERMGLERMGANSLECVGPAMGPALGAGIERMGLAMGGGGGASFDRAIEMERGNFGGSFAGSFGGAGGHAPGVARKACQIFVRNLPFDFTWKMLKDKFNECGHVLYADIKMENGKSKGCGVVKFESPEVAERACQMMNGMKLSGREIDVRIDRNA from the coding sequence ATGGCGGCAGGGGTCGAAGCGGCAGCCGAGGTGGCGGCGACGGAGCCCAAAATGGAGGAGGAGAGCGGCGCGCCCGGCGTGCCGAGTGGCAACGGAGCTCCGGGCCCGAAAGGTGAAGGAGAACGACCAGCTCAGaatgagaagaggaaggagaaaaacataaaaagaggAGGCAATCGCTTTGAGCCGTATGCCAATCCAACTAAAAGATACAGAGCCTTCATTACAAACATACCTTTTGATGTGAAATGGCAGTCACTTAAAGACCTGGTTAAAGAAAAAGTTGGTGAGGTAACATACGTGGAGCTCTTAATGGATGCTGAAGGAAAGTCAAGGGGATGTGCCGTTGTTGAATTCAAGATGGAAGAGAGCATGAAAAAAGCTGCTGAAGTTCTAAACAAGCATAGTCTGAGTGGAAGACCACTGAAAGTCAAAGAAGATCCTGATGGTGAACATGCCAGGAGAGCAATGCAAAAGGCTGGAAGACTTGGAAGCACAGTATTTGTAGCAAATCTGGATTATAAAGTTGGCTGGAAGAAACTGAAGGAAGTTTTTAGTATGGCTGGTGTGGTGGTCCGAGCAGACATTCTTGAGGATAAAGATGGAAAAAGTCGTGGAATAGGCACTGTTACTTTTGAACAGTCCATTGAAGCTGTGCAAGCTATATCTATGTTTAATGGCCATCTGCTATTTGACAGACCAATGCACGTGAAAATGGATGAGAGGGCCTTACCAAAGGGAGATTTTTTCCCTCCTGAGCGTCCACAACAACTTCCCCATGGACTTGGTGGTATTGGCATGGGATTAGGACCAGGAGGGCAGCCTATTGACGCCAATCATTTGAATAAAGGCATTGGAATGGGCAACATAGGACCCGCAAGAATGGGAATGGAAGGCATAGGAtttggaataaataaaatgggaggCATGGAGGGACCCTTTGGTGGTGGTATGGAAAACATGGGTCGATTTGGATCTGGGATGAACATGGGCAGAATAAACGGTGGAGGTGGAGGCAGTGTCCCTGGAATTGAGAGGATGGGCCCCGGCATTGACCGCATTGGGGGTGCCGGCATGGAGCGCATGGGTGCAGGCCTGGGCCACGGCATGGATCGTGTGGGCTCTGAGATTGAGCGCATGGACCTGGTCATGGACCGCATGGGCTCAGTCGAGCGCATGGGCTCCGGCATCGAGCGCATGGGCCCACTGGGCCTCGACCACATGGCCTCCAGCATCGAGCGCATGGGCCAGACCATGGAGCGCATCGGCTCTGGTGTGGAGCGCATGGGTGCCGGCATGGGCTTTGGCCTGGAGCGTATGGCCGCACCCATTGACCGTGTGGGCCAGACCATCGAGCGCATGGGCTCTGGCGTGGAGCGAATGGGCCCTGCCATCGAGCGCATGGGCCTGAGCATGGAGCGCATGGTGCCCGCAGGCATGGGGGCAGGCCTGGAGCGCATGGGCCCTGTGATGGATCGCATGGCCACCGGCCTGGAGCGCATGGGCGCCAACAGTCTCGAGCGCATGGGCCTGGAGCGCATGGGCGCCAACAGCCTGGAGTGCGTGGGTCCCGCCATGGGCCCGGCCCTGGGCGCTGGCATTGAGCGCATGGGCCTGGCCATGGGTGGTGGTGGCGGTGCCAGCTTTGACCGTGCCATCGAGATGGAGCGTGGCAACTTTGGAGGAAGCTTCGCAGGTTCCTTTGGTGGAGCCGGAGGCCATGCTCCTGGGGTGGCCAGGAAGGCCTGCCAGATATTTGTGAGAAATCTCCCGTTTGATTTTACATGGAAGATGCTAAAAGACAAGTTCAACGAATGTGGCCACGTGCTGTATGCCGACATCAAGATGGAGAATGGGAAGTCCAAGGGGTGCGGTGTGGTTAAGTTTGAGTCGCCAGAGGTGGCTGAGAGAGCCTGCCAGATGATGAATGGGATGAAGCTGAGTGGCCGAGAGATTGATGTTCGAATCGATAGAAATGCTTAA
- the LOC132508125 gene encoding heterogeneous nuclear ribonucleoprotein M-like isoform X2, which translates to MEESMKKAAEVLNKHSLSGRPLKVKEDPDGEHARRAMQKAGRLGSTVFVANLDYKVGWKKLKEVFSMAGVVVRADILEDKDGKSRGIGTVTFEQSIEAVQAISMFNGHLLFDRPMHVKMDERALPKGDFFPPERPQQLPHGLGGIGMGLGPGGQPIDANHLNKGIGMGNIGPARMGMEGIGFGINKMGGMEGPFGGGMENMGRFGSGMNMGRINGGGGGSVPGIERMGPGIDRIGGAGMERMGAGLGHGMDRVGSEIERMDLVMDRMGSVERMGSGIERMGPLGLDHMASSIERMGQTMERIGSGVERMGAGMGFGLERMAAPIDRVGQTIERMGSGVERMGPAIERMGLSMERMVPAGMGAGLERMGPVMDRMATGLERMGANSLERMGLERMGANSLECVGPAMGPALGAGIERMGLAMGGGGGASFDRAIEMERGNFGGSFAGSFGGAGGHAPGVARKACQIFVRNLPFDFTWKMLKDKFNECGHVLYADIKMENGKSKGCGVVKFESPEVAERACQMMNGMKLSGREIDVRIDRNA; encoded by the coding sequence ATGGAAGAGAGCATGAAAAAAGCTGCTGAAGTTCTAAACAAGCATAGTCTGAGTGGAAGACCACTGAAAGTCAAAGAAGATCCTGATGGTGAACATGCCAGGAGAGCAATGCAAAAGGCTGGAAGACTTGGAAGCACAGTATTTGTAGCAAATCTGGATTATAAAGTTGGCTGGAAGAAACTGAAGGAAGTTTTTAGTATGGCTGGTGTGGTGGTCCGAGCAGACATTCTTGAGGATAAAGATGGAAAAAGTCGTGGAATAGGCACTGTTACTTTTGAACAGTCCATTGAAGCTGTGCAAGCTATATCTATGTTTAATGGCCATCTGCTATTTGACAGACCAATGCACGTGAAAATGGATGAGAGGGCCTTACCAAAGGGAGATTTTTTCCCTCCTGAGCGTCCACAACAACTTCCCCATGGACTTGGTGGTATTGGCATGGGATTAGGACCAGGAGGGCAGCCTATTGACGCCAATCATTTGAATAAAGGCATTGGAATGGGCAACATAGGACCCGCAAGAATGGGAATGGAAGGCATAGGAtttggaataaataaaatgggaggCATGGAGGGACCCTTTGGTGGTGGTATGGAAAACATGGGTCGATTTGGATCTGGGATGAACATGGGCAGAATAAACGGTGGAGGTGGAGGCAGTGTCCCTGGAATTGAGAGGATGGGCCCCGGCATTGACCGCATTGGGGGTGCCGGCATGGAGCGCATGGGTGCAGGCCTGGGCCACGGCATGGATCGTGTGGGCTCTGAGATTGAGCGCATGGACCTGGTCATGGACCGCATGGGCTCAGTCGAGCGCATGGGCTCCGGCATCGAGCGCATGGGCCCACTGGGCCTCGACCACATGGCCTCCAGCATCGAGCGCATGGGCCAGACCATGGAGCGCATCGGCTCTGGTGTGGAGCGCATGGGTGCCGGCATGGGCTTTGGCCTGGAGCGTATGGCCGCACCCATTGACCGTGTGGGCCAGACCATCGAGCGCATGGGCTCTGGCGTGGAGCGAATGGGCCCTGCCATCGAGCGCATGGGCCTGAGCATGGAGCGCATGGTGCCCGCAGGCATGGGGGCAGGCCTGGAGCGCATGGGCCCTGTGATGGATCGCATGGCCACCGGCCTGGAGCGCATGGGCGCCAACAGTCTCGAGCGCATGGGCCTGGAGCGCATGGGCGCCAACAGCCTGGAGTGCGTGGGTCCCGCCATGGGCCCGGCCCTGGGCGCTGGCATTGAGCGCATGGGCCTGGCCATGGGTGGTGGTGGCGGTGCCAGCTTTGACCGTGCCATCGAGATGGAGCGTGGCAACTTTGGAGGAAGCTTCGCAGGTTCCTTTGGTGGAGCCGGAGGCCATGCTCCTGGGGTGGCCAGGAAGGCCTGCCAGATATTTGTGAGAAATCTCCCGTTTGATTTTACATGGAAGATGCTAAAAGACAAGTTCAACGAATGTGGCCACGTGCTGTATGCCGACATCAAGATGGAGAATGGGAAGTCCAAGGGGTGCGGTGTGGTTAAGTTTGAGTCGCCAGAGGTGGCTGAGAGAGCCTGCCAGATGATGAATGGGATGAAGCTGAGTGGCCGAGAGATTGATGTTCGAATCGATAGAAATGCTTAA